The Halorhabdus sp. BNX81 genome includes a region encoding these proteins:
- a CDS encoding ribonucleotide-diphosphate reductase subunit beta — MPIIDTAAEHDPNKILPIDYDWAREYYEAGVNNNWVPEEIPMQDDVAQWNGDELSDAERQLVEWNLGFFSTAESLTANNLVLALYEYVTAPECRQYLLRQAYEEAIHTDTFIYCCDSLGFEPEYLYGMYDRVPSIEEKDQFVVDLTRSIDDPEFTIDGDDDVRDLLRDLVGFYVIMEGIFFYAGFAMMLGLKRQNKMVGIGQQFEYIMRDESLHVGFGVDLIDQIRTEHPGVWTDEFDSEVIDLIEEAVELEQIYAREACPEEILGMSGSQFAEYVEYIADRRLDQLDLPEQYGTENPFPWMSEQVDLNKEKNFFETQVTEYQSGGSLEW; from the coding sequence GGCGTCAACAACAACTGGGTTCCCGAAGAGATCCCCATGCAGGACGACGTCGCCCAGTGGAACGGCGACGAACTCAGCGACGCCGAACGCCAGCTCGTCGAGTGGAATCTGGGCTTCTTCTCGACGGCCGAATCCCTCACCGCGAACAACCTCGTGTTGGCCCTCTATGAGTACGTCACCGCGCCGGAGTGTCGCCAGTACCTCCTCCGGCAGGCCTACGAGGAGGCCATCCACACGGACACGTTCATCTACTGCTGTGACTCGCTTGGCTTCGAGCCCGAGTACCTCTACGGGATGTACGACCGCGTGCCCTCCATCGAAGAGAAAGACCAGTTCGTCGTCGACCTGACGCGCTCGATCGACGACCCCGAGTTCACGATCGACGGCGACGACGACGTGCGGGACCTCCTCCGTGACCTTGTCGGCTTCTACGTCATCATGGAGGGCATTTTCTTCTATGCCGGCTTCGCCATGATGCTCGGGCTCAAGCGCCAGAACAAAATGGTGGGGATCGGCCAGCAGTTCGAGTACATCATGCGCGACGAGTCCCTGCACGTGGGCTTTGGCGTCGACCTGATCGACCAGATCCGGACCGAGCACCCGGGCGTCTGGACCGACGAGTTCGATAGCGAGGTGATCGACCTGATCGAGGAGGCCGTCGAGTTGGAGCAGATCTACGCCCGCGAGGCCTGCCCCGAGGAGATCCTGGGGATGAGCGGCTCGCAGTTCGCGGAGTATGTCGAGTACATTGCCGACCGCCGACTCGATCAACTCGACCTGCCCGAGCAATACGGCACTGAGAATCCCTTCCCGTGGATGTCCGAGCAGGTCGACCTCAACAAGGAGAAGAACTTCTTCGAAACACAGGTCACCGAGTACCAGAGCGGTGGGTCACTGGAGTGGTGA
- the hypB gene encoding hydrogenase nickel incorporation protein HypB → MYHTSRHPLTDATPIDRLLDRLLSDSGQSGLLGPLGAHRMGHGDDDHEHAGDAEADILAQFAEQADDLHERVVHDHGIFVAEFLGATGSGKTRLIERLIERAPDDEEIGVIVGDVAGEDDATRFRELGVSVANVNTGKECHLDPSLVEGALEDLDLDALDTLYIENVGNMVCPADFPLGAQARVLVVSATEGDDVVRKHPLLFQACDGAVINKVDIAEAVNADLDLMESDVSEIAPEMPTFRTSAEHGDGLDDLVDFLDERGHVHASDHEAYVAGTGHTHAHEHTHADGQTHEHDHSHEDGHDHAHTHD, encoded by the coding sequence ATGTATCACACGTCACGACACCCACTCACGGACGCGACGCCGATCGACCGCCTGCTCGACCGTTTGCTGTCGGATTCCGGCCAGTCCGGCCTGCTTGGGCCGCTGGGAGCCCATCGGATGGGCCACGGCGACGACGATCACGAACACGCTGGCGACGCCGAGGCGGACATCCTCGCCCAGTTCGCCGAGCAGGCCGACGACCTCCACGAGCGGGTCGTCCACGACCACGGGATCTTCGTCGCCGAGTTCCTCGGCGCGACTGGCAGTGGGAAGACCCGACTCATCGAGCGGCTCATCGAGCGAGCGCCCGACGACGAGGAGATCGGCGTGATCGTCGGCGATGTGGCCGGCGAGGACGACGCCACCCGATTCCGGGAACTGGGTGTCTCCGTCGCCAACGTCAACACGGGCAAGGAGTGTCACCTCGATCCCTCGCTGGTCGAGGGTGCCCTGGAGGACCTGGATCTCGACGCGCTGGACACCCTGTACATCGAGAACGTCGGCAACATGGTCTGCCCGGCGGACTTCCCGCTCGGCGCGCAGGCTCGCGTGCTGGTCGTCTCCGCCACGGAGGGCGACGACGTGGTGCGCAAGCATCCCCTCCTCTTCCAGGCCTGCGACGGCGCGGTGATCAACAAGGTCGACATCGCCGAAGCGGTGAATGCTGATCTTGACCTGATGGAATCCGACGTGAGCGAGATCGCCCCCGAGATGCCGACGTTCCGGACCAGCGCTGAACACGGCGACGGTCTGGACGATCTGGTCGATTTCCTCGACGAGCGGGGCCACGTCCACGCGAGCGATCACGAGGCCTACGTGGCCGGCACCGGGCACACTCACGCACACGAGCATACCCACGCTGACGGCCAGACGCACGAGCACGACCATTCACACGAAGACGGGCACGACCACGCTCACACGCACGACTGA
- a CDS encoding hydrogenase maturation nickel metallochaperone HypA produces MHEFSIATQVLDAAREAAADHGAATFEGITVSVGEASHVNPDQLETCLEAAADSTITDGDLTIDIETEPAYAECACGWSGEPGEIDRALAYAPNLTCPECDARLELQAGNECRLMSVTLPETDDGSDPDAADSPDANTTD; encoded by the coding sequence ATGCACGAGTTCTCCATCGCGACACAGGTGCTCGACGCCGCCCGGGAAGCCGCGGCCGACCACGGCGCTGCTACCTTCGAGGGTATTACCGTCTCAGTCGGCGAGGCGAGCCACGTCAATCCCGACCAGCTGGAGACCTGTCTCGAAGCGGCCGCGGACTCGACGATCACCGACGGCGACCTGACAATCGATATCGAGACCGAGCCCGCCTACGCCGAGTGTGCCTGTGGCTGGAGCGGCGAGCCGGGGGAGATCGATCGCGCGCTGGCGTACGCGCCGAACCTGACCTGTCCCGAATGTGACGCCCGCCTCGAACTCCAGGCCGGCAACGAGTGCCGGCTGATGAGCGTCACGCTGCCAGAGACGGACGACGGGAGCGACCCTGACGCCGCCGACTCGCCGGACGCGAACACGACCGATTGA
- the hypE gene encoding hydrogenase expression/formation protein HypE: MSDTDDVGEAESSEDNSDDEVITHAHGAGGSQMAELIESLAVSRFAETDADVGLAALDDGSVQPIDDEHSVVVTTDSHVVTPLFFRGGDIGRLAVSGTVNDLAMMGATEPLALTSSLIIEAGTPQSTVERVTESMREACEEAGATVTTGDTKVMGSGEMDTLAINTTGVAVVPKGGHVPDAGLSVGDKLIVSGTVGDHGISLLSEREGFDFGGDLESDVQPVNDLVRAAMDAGEVTAMKDPTRGGLATVLNEMASKADVGIDVEEQSVPVSGPVSSAGEVLGIEPFDVACEGVVVMAVASEDAEAVLNALRDNPKGEDAAIIGDVVEDHTGQVVLDTGFGRRYLSPPEGEQLPRIC; encoded by the coding sequence ATGAGCGACACAGACGACGTCGGCGAGGCGGAGTCGAGCGAGGACAACAGTGACGACGAGGTCATCACTCACGCCCACGGCGCGGGCGGCAGTCAGATGGCCGAGCTGATCGAGAGCCTGGCTGTCTCCCGATTCGCCGAGACTGACGCGGATGTCGGCCTCGCTGCACTGGACGACGGCAGCGTCCAGCCGATCGACGACGAGCATTCGGTGGTCGTCACGACGGACAGTCACGTCGTTACCCCGCTGTTTTTCCGCGGCGGCGACATCGGCCGGCTGGCGGTCTCGGGGACGGTCAACGACCTGGCGATGATGGGCGCGACCGAGCCCCTGGCGCTGACGAGTTCCCTCATCATCGAGGCCGGCACGCCACAGTCGACCGTCGAGCGGGTCACCGAGTCGATGCGCGAGGCCTGCGAGGAAGCCGGCGCGACGGTCACCACCGGCGATACGAAGGTCATGGGAAGCGGCGAGATGGACACGCTCGCGATCAACACAACTGGCGTCGCCGTCGTCCCGAAGGGCGGCCACGTCCCGGACGCCGGACTCTCCGTCGGCGACAAGCTCATCGTCTCGGGGACGGTCGGCGACCACGGCATCTCGCTGCTTTCGGAACGCGAGGGCTTCGACTTCGGCGGCGACCTTGAGAGCGACGTCCAGCCGGTCAACGACCTCGTCCGGGCGGCGATGGACGCCGGCGAGGTGACGGCGATGAAGGACCCCACTCGTGGCGGCCTCGCGACGGTCCTCAACGAAATGGCGAGCAAGGCAGACGTGGGCATCGACGTCGAGGAGCAATCCGTCCCCGTCTCGGGGCCGGTCTCCTCGGCCGGCGAAGTACTCGGCATCGAACCGTTCGACGTGGCCTGTGAGGGCGTCGTCGTGATGGCGGTCGCGAGTGAGGACGCCGAGGCCGTACTGAACGCACTCAGAGACAATCCCAAGGGCGAGGACGCCGCGATCATCGGCGACGTGGTCGAGGACCACACCGGCCAGGTCGTCTTGGACACCGGCTTCGGTCGACGCTACCTCTCCCCGCCCGAAGGCGAACAGCTGCCTCGCATCTGCTGA
- the hypD gene encoding hydrogenase formation protein HypD, which translates to MATNAESGDDELQFRDPEKAEQLTDELEALMAEIGEPVNVMHVCGSHEQAIAKFGLRSILPDDLTVRMGPGCPVCVTNMPEVDEAVALAEEGKIVTTYGDMFRVPGTEKSLADARDEGADVRVVYSASEAAEIAEEEPDREVIFFATGFETTAAPTAAVLTSDPPENFSVLSAHKYVPPAMEVVAEMPDTDVDGFLAAGHAATITGYGLFEDFVEEYDTPAVVGGFEPIDVLYALARLLEFIRDDEAGLENAYPRCVSREGNVPAKQQLWEVFDTTSGEWRGIAEIPDANLVLSEDYAHFDARERFDIAVDPGAADPLTEECICGDIMAGKADPDECDLFGEECTPQDPVGACMVSSEGTCKIWLEYGGQPDL; encoded by the coding sequence ATGGCGACGAACGCCGAAAGCGGGGACGACGAACTCCAGTTTCGGGACCCAGAGAAGGCCGAACAGCTGACCGACGAACTCGAAGCGCTGATGGCCGAGATCGGCGAGCCGGTCAACGTGATGCACGTCTGTGGCTCCCACGAGCAGGCCATCGCGAAGTTCGGCCTGCGGTCGATCCTGCCCGATGATCTGACGGTCCGGATGGGGCCGGGCTGTCCGGTCTGCGTGACCAACATGCCCGAGGTCGACGAGGCCGTCGCGCTGGCCGAGGAGGGAAAGATCGTCACCACCTACGGTGACATGTTCCGCGTGCCTGGGACCGAGAAGAGCCTCGCCGACGCCAGAGACGAGGGTGCGGACGTTCGTGTGGTTTACAGCGCCAGCGAGGCAGCCGAGATCGCCGAGGAGGAACCCGATCGGGAGGTCATCTTCTTCGCGACGGGCTTCGAGACGACCGCCGCACCCACGGCGGCCGTGCTCACCTCGGACCCGCCCGAGAACTTCTCGGTCCTCTCGGCCCACAAGTACGTCCCGCCGGCGATGGAGGTCGTCGCAGAGATGCCCGACACCGACGTCGACGGCTTCCTCGCGGCGGGCCACGCCGCGACGATCACGGGCTACGGGCTCTTCGAGGACTTCGTCGAGGAGTACGACACCCCGGCCGTGGTCGGTGGCTTCGAACCGATCGACGTGCTGTACGCCCTCGCGCGCCTGCTGGAGTTCATCCGCGACGACGAGGCCGGCCTGGAGAACGCCTATCCCCGGTGTGTCTCACGGGAGGGCAACGTCCCGGCCAAACAGCAACTCTGGGAGGTCTTCGACACCACGAGCGGCGAGTGGCGCGGGATCGCCGAAATCCCCGACGCGAACCTGGTCCTCTCAGAGGACTACGCCCACTTCGACGCCCGCGAGCGCTTCGACATCGCGGTCGATCCGGGCGCGGCCGACCCGCTCACCGAGGAGTGCATTTGTGGGGATATCATGGCCGGGAAGGCCGATCCCGACGAATGTGACCTCTTCGGCGAGGAGTGTACGCCCCAGGACCCCGTCGGGGCGTGTATGGTTTCCAGCGAGGGGACCTGCAAGATCTGGCTCGAATACGGCGGCCAGCCGGACCTCTAA
- a CDS encoding HypC/HybG/HupF family hydrogenase formation chaperone: MCLGIPGEIIEIDGQEARAEFWDVEKTVRIDVVDEAVEVGDHILNHAGFAIRKIPDEEVEETMEIYESFLEGDEDEALEEIGAGEGEQLGIEGR, translated from the coding sequence ATGTGTCTAGGAATCCCGGGAGAGATAATCGAAATAGACGGACAGGAAGCGCGCGCCGAGTTCTGGGACGTCGAGAAGACCGTCCGGATCGACGTCGTCGACGAGGCGGTCGAGGTGGGTGATCACATCCTCAACCACGCCGGCTTCGCCATCCGGAAGATACCCGACGAGGAGGTCGAAGAGACCATGGAGATCTACGAGTCGTTCCTCGAAGGTGACGAGGACGAAGCCCTCGAAGAGATCGGTGCCGGCGAGGGCGAACAGCTTGGGATCGAGGGCCGATAG
- a CDS encoding HVO_2922 family protein, protein MPAQARFELFLDRAEEWRWRLVASNGEIIADSAEGYTSKQGAKRGIESVKRVAGDAAVVDTAGE, encoded by the coding sequence ATGCCAGCCCAAGCACGCTTTGAGTTGTTCCTCGATCGCGCTGAGGAGTGGCGATGGCGACTGGTCGCATCGAACGGCGAGATCATTGCAGATAGCGCCGAAGGCTACACCTCGAAACAGGGGGCCAAACGTGGAATCGAGAGTGTCAAACGGGTGGCTGGGGACGCGGCCGTCGTCGACACCGCCGGGGAGTGA
- a CDS encoding cation-transporting P-type ATPase, producing MSDEGSETAWHSRSVEAVLGAMDSGPDGLSEAEAARRLEEYGPNEIRDDDEISPLAIFIDQFRDVLIYLLIFAMLISLGVGLLPNHPPEYVDAALIALILLANGIFGFVQDYQAEKSIEALKDLSTPDATVIREGERHVVDSAEVVPGDVIVIEGGDAIPADARLIETASLETDESALTGESAQVTKDTDPVEADAPIAERTGMVYMNTSAVRGRGRAVVTETGMDTEVGAIAEQLSETEDTQTPFQAEVDELGRTIGLGIMAIIVFVGIIQLLFTSAGPIATLLVAITLAVAAVPEGLPAVVTLTLALGSRRLLTKKALVRRLPVVESLGSVDVILTDKTGTLTEDEMTVRRIFTNGREYDVTGTGTTPSGEFEHDDEAVDADALEPILRCGTICNNAERAPAEEDEAFFGDPTEVALKVSAEKAGIDPDIEHVREVPFSSARKRMTVVTDDGTAYMKGAPEVVLERCDRIREGGEVVELTDERRQAILDRNGAFASDALRVLGFAEKSGVDADAEDDAIESGMVFLGLQGMIDPAREEVPDAVADCRAAGIDVVMVTGDNRETAIAIGKEIGFDPEGAMTGAEVEALSDEELSEAVEEVEIFARMAPDQKVRVLEAVLENDHNVAMTGDGVNDAPALKRADVGVSMGERGTDVAQQSSDMVLLDDNFASIRDAVAEGRGVFDNIRKFVNFLLSANAGEVLAVFFGVLIGTALFPDQFTSGSEALILTPVMLLWINLVTDGLPALALGVDPKTDGIMERPPRGADEPVINRHSLVLIVAFGLIYAVIGLPLFFHGLSVSEDLIVAQTLLFTFIVIGEIIQAQILRWPYGLSLFSNKWLVGALASSIVLHLGVLYTPVNTFFDVAPLGWTHWLWMAAAVGAFTILGTALVLGLDRIYDEDA from the coding sequence ATGAGCGACGAGGGATCCGAGACAGCCTGGCACAGCCGCTCGGTCGAGGCTGTCCTCGGGGCGATGGACTCGGGACCGGACGGACTCAGCGAGGCCGAGGCCGCTCGTCGCCTCGAGGAGTACGGCCCCAACGAGATCCGCGACGATGACGAGATCTCGCCGCTTGCGATCTTTATCGATCAGTTCCGGGACGTCCTGATCTACCTGCTGATATTCGCGATGCTGATCTCGCTGGGGGTCGGGTTGCTTCCCAACCATCCCCCGGAGTACGTCGACGCGGCGCTGATCGCGCTCATCCTGCTGGCCAACGGGATCTTCGGGTTCGTCCAGGATTACCAGGCCGAGAAGTCCATCGAGGCGCTGAAGGATCTCTCGACCCCTGACGCGACGGTTATCAGGGAGGGCGAACGCCACGTCGTCGACTCCGCCGAAGTCGTTCCGGGTGACGTGATCGTCATCGAAGGTGGCGACGCGATCCCCGCCGACGCGCGACTCATCGAGACGGCAAGCCTCGAAACCGACGAGTCGGCCCTGACCGGCGAGAGCGCCCAGGTCACGAAGGACACCGACCCCGTCGAAGCGGACGCGCCGATCGCCGAGCGCACCGGGATGGTGTACATGAACACCTCGGCCGTCCGCGGGCGGGGCCGGGCCGTCGTGACCGAGACCGGGATGGACACCGAGGTCGGGGCCATCGCCGAACAGCTCAGCGAGACCGAGGACACCCAGACGCCGTTCCAGGCGGAAGTCGACGAACTCGGCCGGACGATCGGGCTCGGGATCATGGCGATCATCGTTTTCGTCGGGATCATCCAGTTGCTGTTCACCAGCGCCGGGCCGATCGCGACGCTGCTGGTCGCGATCACGCTTGCCGTCGCCGCCGTGCCGGAAGGGCTTCCCGCGGTCGTGACGCTGACGCTCGCGCTGGGGTCCCGGCGGTTGCTCACGAAAAAGGCCCTCGTGCGTCGGCTGCCGGTCGTCGAGAGCCTCGGGTCGGTCGACGTCATCCTGACGGACAAGACCGGCACGCTGACAGAGGACGAGATGACCGTCCGGCGGATCTTCACGAACGGACGCGAATACGACGTGACCGGGACGGGGACGACACCGTCCGGCGAGTTCGAGCACGACGACGAGGCAGTCGACGCGGACGCGCTCGAACCCATCCTGCGCTGTGGGACCATCTGTAACAACGCCGAACGAGCGCCGGCCGAAGAAGACGAGGCCTTCTTCGGCGATCCGACCGAAGTCGCGCTCAAGGTCTCGGCGGAGAAAGCCGGCATCGACCCCGACATCGAGCACGTCCGGGAGGTCCCGTTCTCCTCGGCTCGCAAGCGGATGACCGTCGTCACCGACGACGGGACTGCCTACATGAAAGGCGCGCCCGAGGTCGTGCTCGAACGCTGCGACCGGATCCGTGAGGGCGGCGAGGTCGTCGAACTCACCGACGAGCGCCGCCAGGCGATCCTCGATCGCAACGGGGCCTTCGCGAGCGACGCCCTGCGCGTGCTGGGGTTCGCCGAGAAGTCCGGCGTCGATGCCGACGCCGAGGACGACGCAATCGAGTCCGGCATGGTCTTCCTTGGACTGCAGGGGATGATCGACCCCGCCCGCGAGGAGGTCCCCGACGCCGTCGCGGACTGTCGGGCGGCCGGGATCGATGTCGTGATGGTCACCGGCGACAACCGCGAGACGGCGATCGCGATCGGCAAGGAGATCGGCTTCGACCCGGAGGGGGCGATGACCGGCGCGGAGGTCGAGGCGCTTTCGGACGAAGAGCTGTCCGAGGCCGTCGAAGAGGTCGAGATCTTCGCACGAATGGCACCCGACCAGAAGGTCCGCGTTCTCGAAGCGGTGCTCGAAAACGACCACAACGTCGCGATGACCGGCGACGGCGTCAACGACGCGCCCGCCCTGAAGCGGGCCGACGTCGGCGTCTCGATGGGCGAACGTGGGACCGACGTCGCCCAGCAGTCAAGCGACATGGTCCTGCTCGACGACAACTTCGCGTCGATCCGGGACGCCGTCGCCGAGGGCCGGGGCGTCTTTGACAACATCCGGAAGTTCGTCAACTTCCTGCTGTCGGCCAACGCCGGCGAGGTGCTTGCGGTCTTTTTCGGCGTGTTGATCGGCACCGCACTGTTCCCCGATCAGTTCACCAGCGGGTCCGAGGCACTGATCCTCACGCCCGTGATGTTGCTGTGGATCAACCTCGTGACGGACGGCCTCCCGGCACTGGCGCTGGGGGTCGACCCCAAGACCGACGGGATCATGGAGCGGCCGCCACGCGGGGCCGACGAGCCGGTGATCAACCGCCACAGTCTGGTGTTGATCGTGGCCTTTGGCCTCATCTACGCGGTGATCGGCCTGCCGCTTTTCTTCCACGGCCTCTCGGTGAGCGAGGATCTCATCGTCGCCCAGACGCTGTTGTTTACCTTCATCGTCATCGGCGAGATCATCCAGGCCCAGATCCTGCGATGGCCCTACGGCCTGTCGCTGTTCTCGAACAAGTGGCTGGTCGGGGCGCTCGCGAGTTCGATCGTCCTCCACCTGGGCGTGCTGTACACGCCAGTGAACACGTTCTTCGACGTGGCGCCGCTGGGCTGGACCCACTGGCTCTGGATGGCCGCCGCGGTCGGCGCGTTCACCATCCTCGGGACGGCACTGGTACTTGGCCTCGACCGGATCTACGACGAAGACGCCTGA
- a CDS encoding inorganic phosphate transporter, giving the protein MISLLLFVGLAAAGFVGFNIGGSSTGVAWGPSVGANVVSKTGAAALMTGFVFLGGWTVGRKVIETLGGDIVPEAAFSIEASIVVLTFIGLGMLVANLYGVPVSTSMTAVGAIAGLGLATQTLDWAVLGEIAVWWLIAPVVGFWLGSIVGRYVYPYLDQYFALEQSEGPLVTVERSGLVPMPRLGPGTTTREFVSTIVVLLIACYMAFSAGASNVANAVAPLVGGGLLEPGPAVILGTATIGLGSFTIARRTMESVGNGITDLPLLAAMVVMVIGATITTVASAMGIPISLALSTVMTIVGLGWGRATRPATATELARGDIDTTPSVDALAAETGDDVPAIGEESGEELQEPGELFDPSVVVRFVAFWIIGPTVATAMSYATFVVLPIAGTV; this is encoded by the coding sequence ATGATTTCTCTCCTCTTGTTCGTCGGACTCGCGGCAGCGGGGTTCGTCGGATTCAACATCGGCGGGTCCTCGACCGGCGTGGCCTGGGGGCCTTCGGTCGGCGCGAACGTCGTCAGCAAAACGGGCGCAGCGGCGCTGATGACCGGCTTCGTCTTCCTCGGCGGCTGGACGGTGGGTCGGAAAGTCATCGAGACACTGGGCGGTGATATCGTCCCGGAGGCCGCATTCTCGATCGAAGCCAGCATCGTCGTCCTCACGTTCATCGGGCTCGGGATGCTCGTGGCGAATCTCTACGGCGTGCCCGTTTCGACCTCGATGACGGCGGTCGGCGCGATCGCCGGTCTCGGCCTCGCGACCCAAACGCTCGACTGGGCCGTCCTGGGCGAGATCGCTGTCTGGTGGCTCATCGCCCCCGTCGTCGGCTTCTGGCTCGGCTCGATCGTCGGCCGATACGTCTATCCGTATCTCGACCAGTACTTTGCCCTCGAGCAGTCCGAGGGCCCTCTCGTCACCGTCGAGCGATCCGGCCTCGTTCCGATGCCGCGACTCGGGCCGGGAACCACGACACGTGAGTTCGTGAGTACGATCGTCGTCCTTCTCATCGCGTGTTACATGGCCTTCAGTGCGGGCGCGTCGAACGTGGCCAACGCCGTCGCGCCGCTGGTCGGCGGTGGCCTGCTCGAGCCGGGTCCGGCCGTCATTCTCGGCACGGCCACGATCGGGCTCGGGTCGTTCACTATCGCCCGGCGGACGATGGAGTCCGTCGGCAACGGGATCACTGACCTCCCCCTGCTGGCGGCGATGGTCGTGATGGTCATCGGCGCGACGATCACCACGGTCGCCTCGGCGATGGGGATCCCGATCAGCCTGGCGCTGTCGACGGTCATGACGATCGTCGGCCTCGGGTGGGGGCGGGCGACGCGCCCGGCGACGGCGACTGAACTCGCCCGCGGGGATATCGATACGACGCCCTCCGTCGACGCTCTCGCGGCCGAAACCGGCGACGACGTGCCGGCCATCGGTGAGGAATCGGGCGAGGAATTACAGGAGCCTGGTGAACTGTTCGATCCGTCGGTCGTCGTCCGGTTCGTCGCCTTCTGGATCATCGGCCCGACGGTCGCGACGGCCATGTCCTACGCCACGTTCGTCGTCCTGCCGATCGCCGGGACGGTCTGA
- a CDS encoding universal stress protein, whose amino-acid sequence MISRVLVPMDDSEMGERALRYALESHPDAEVTVLHVVGEPSPMMGQAVRLALEDDIQETAEELAESLLDRAREIAAEYDAEIETQVGWGNPAKVIVARAENFDTVVIGSHGGSLTEQLFVGNIAQKVFRRSPVPVTTVR is encoded by the coding sequence ATGATCTCCCGCGTTCTCGTCCCGATGGACGACTCCGAGATGGGCGAGAGAGCACTCAGATACGCCCTCGAATCCCATCCCGATGCTGAGGTGACGGTCCTCCACGTCGTCGGCGAGCCATCGCCGATGATGGGCCAGGCGGTCCGACTGGCGCTGGAAGACGACATCCAGGAGACCGCCGAGGAACTCGCCGAATCCCTGCTCGATCGCGCTCGCGAGATCGCCGCCGAGTACGACGCCGAGATCGAGACCCAGGTTGGCTGGGGGAACCCGGCGAAGGTGATCGTCGCCCGGGCCGAGAACTTCGATACCGTCGTCATCGGCAGCCACGGCGGGTCGCTAACCGAGCAACTGTTCGTGGGCAACATCGCCCAGAAAGTGTTCCGCCGGTCGCCCGTCCCCGTGACGACGGTTCGATGA
- a CDS encoding type IV pilin N-terminal domain-containing protein, with amino-acid sequence MTLKKLFLGEDRDLSSVEVVLVMGITVILAVVIGLFVLNMGADSNSPPKTYWEMYSQDTTSPGSITEDRISLVHDGGAAITVSEFVVDIGGTEYALADFKTSTGSSLQSELKPGAKIRISASGYAGPGNVTNEFSGTTIHLVWENPDTGERHIVKSTTPK; translated from the coding sequence ATGACACTGAAAAAATTATTCTTGGGCGAAGATCGCGATCTATCGTCAGTTGAGGTCGTCCTCGTGATGGGGATCACCGTCATTCTCGCTGTGGTCATCGGGCTGTTCGTGCTGAACATGGGGGCGGACTCGAATAGTCCGCCCAAGACCTACTGGGAAATGTATTCCCAGGACACCACGTCCCCCGGATCCATTACGGAAGATCGAATCTCCCTGGTGCATGACGGCGGTGCCGCGATCACAGTTTCCGAGTTCGTCGTCGATATCGGTGGGACCGAGTATGCGTTGGCTGACTTCAAGACGTCGACCGGGAGCTCCCTTCAGAGCGAACTGAAGCCCGGCGCGAAGATCCGGATCTCCGCAAGCGGCTACGCGGGTCCTGGTAACGTCACCAACGAATTCAGTGGCACGACGATCCATCTCGTGTGGGAGAACCCGGACACTGGCGAACGGCACATCGTCAAGAGTACCACACCGAAGTGA